A window of Ptychodera flava strain L36383 chromosome 1, AS_Pfla_20210202, whole genome shotgun sequence contains these coding sequences:
- the LOC139136039 gene encoding medium-chain acyl-CoA ligase ACSF2, mitochondrial-like, with the protein MMRILQMNKPSTRLLFSFSLPALQRSRNNVFTREQVCMMSILNSPKRLLSGKSYLHAASNIPLTGKTLCDALDQSAAKFPDREAFVFASKSKRQRITFKQLREDVVNLASGLVHLGLKPGERVGIWSKNRYEWVTSFYAMAYAKLVCVRIHAAYNDAYFEHVVNKTKITSLIIESGDQERVLLNVARKMASETSKYSVPKLPTFHTVIHVGSESKPGMIRYEDVMNMGDEEDFKQVRKLRESVHLDDEMMMLCTSGSTGMPKLVVRSHRSSLENAHVYGRHFAEIVKTDIRYMAMNMFTHGSGELSTVGGVSHGYTVVVPDSNSDTETLLSLIREERVTVASLTYPSLLDFLKFGKSDILDQSQLQYLITSGNKIPAETLQKARQQLNFNIYTIAGATETGFVTVNNNREKFEKIGYPIDHYEIKIIDDYGHIVPRGVTGELCTRSPYTMLRYEEDEEEMKSTVDQCGWFYTGDMCKMEEDGCLDIMGRKKEIIIKGVDNIYPVEVDEVLARHPKVKESKTIGVPDERFIEEVCACVCLEEGKAISSDEILQFLGKYLPELRVPKYVLFFDSFPSSPVGKILAGELKAKAMEKLGM; encoded by the coding sequence GTCAATACTAAACTCACCGAAAAGGTTACTGTCTGGAAAGAGCTATCTGCATGCTGCATCAAACATTCCACTTACTGGGAAAACATTGTGTGACGCACTCGACCAATCAGCGGCCAAGTTTCCGGACAGAGAGGCGTTTGTCTTTGCTTCGAAATCTAAAAGACAGCGTATCACTTTCAAGCAACTTCGAGAAGACGTGGTCAATTTGGCTTCAGGTTTGGTTCACTTGGGTCTCAAGCCAGGTGAGCGTGTTGGCATATGGTCAAAGAATCGCTACGAATGGGTCACATCCTTTTATGCGATGGCTTACGCCAAGCTGGTGTGTGTGCGAATACACGCTGCATACAACGATGCGTACTTTGAACATGtagtgaacaaaacaaaaataacatctcTGATAATCGAGTCCGGGGATCAAGAAAGAGTTCTGTTGAACGTTGCACGGAAGATGGCAAGTGAAACAAGCAAATACAGTGTACCGAAATTACCAACCTTCCACACAGTGATTCACGTTGGCAGTGAAAGCAAACCGGGGATGATTCGCTATGAAGATGTGATGAACATGGGAGATGAAGAAGACTTCAAACAAGTTAGAAAATTACGAGAAAGCGTTCATCTGGATGATGAAATGATGATGTTATGTACGTCTGGCAGTACGGGCATGCCGAAATTGGTAGTGAGATCGCATAGGAGTTCTCTTGAGAATGCACATGTGTACGGTAGACACTTTGCAGAAATAGTAAAAACGGACATTCGATACATGGCTATGAACATGTTCACTCATGGGAGTGGCGAACTGTCCACAGTTGGGGGTGTGAGTCATGGTTACACAGTCGTTGTACCAGATTCAAATTCTGACACAGAAACTCTTTTGTCTTTAATAAGGGAAGAACGTGTTACAGTAGCGTCTCTAACGTACCCGTCTCTCTTAGATTTTCTTAAGTTTGGGAAGTCGGATATTCTAGACCAAAGCCAACTGCAATACCTCATCACATCTGGAAACAAAATCCCAGCTGAAACTCTTCAAAAAGCGAGACAACAGCTAAACTTCAACATCTACACTATAGCTGGAGCAACTGAAACTGGTTTTGTGACCGTAAATAACAACAGGGAGAAATTCGAGAAAATTGGTTATCCTATAGATCACTACGAAATCAAGATAATCGACGACTATGGTCACATTGTACCACGTGGTGTCACCGGTGAATTGTGTACCAGGTCACCTTACACAATGCTTAGGTATGAAGAAGATGAAGAAGAAATGAAATCAACGGTAGATCAGTGTGGCTGGTTCTATACAGGTGATATGTGTAAAATGGAAGAAGACGGCTGCCTCGATATCATGGGGCGAAAAAAAGAAATCATCATCAAAGGGGTAGACAACATTTATCCAGTTGAAGTCGATGAAGTTCTTGCAAGACACCCCAAGGTAAAGGAATCGAAGACCATTGGAGTGCCAGATGAACGGTTCATTGAAGAAGTATGTGCCTGTGTTTGTCTTGAAGAAGGAAAAGCGATCTCCTCAGACGAAATTTTGCAATTTCTTGGAAAGTATTTGCCAGAACTTCGTGTGCCAAAATATGTCTTGTTCTTTGACTCGTTCCCAAGTAGCCCGGTCGGTAAAATACTTGCTGGAGAACTGAAGGCAAAAGCCATGGAGAAGCTTGGAATGTAG